CCAGTGCGCTGCGCGGCGGTGCCGAGGTGGTCGTCGCGACTCCCGGACGGCTCAAGGACCTCATCGACCGGGGCGACTGCCGCCTCGACGAGGTCGGCATCACGGTCCTCGACGAGGCCGACCAGATGGCCGACATGGGCTTCATGCCGCAGGTCACCGCCCTGCTCGACCAGGTGCGTCCCGGCGGGCAGCGGATGCTCTTCTCGGCCACCCTGGACCGCAACGTCGACCGGCTGGTGCGCACCTACCTGCACGACCCCGTCGTCCACTCGGTCGACCCCTCCGCCGGAGCGGTCACCACCATGGAGCACCACGTACTCCACGTACACGACGCGGACAAGCACCGGACGACCACCGAGATCGCGGCACGCGACGGCCGAGTGATCATGTTCCTCGACACCAAGCACGCGGTGGACCGCCTCACCAAGCACCTGCTGAGCAACGGCGTCCGCGCCGCGGCCCTGCACGGTGGCAAGTCCCAGCCCCAGCGCACGCGGACCCTGGCCCATTTCAAGACCGGGCATGTGACAGTACTGGTGGCGACCAACGTCGCCGCGCGCGGAATCCACGTCGACAGCCTCGACCTGGTCGTCAACGTGGATCCGCCCACCGACCACAAGGACTACCTGCACCGCGGCGGCCGTACGGCCCGCGCCGGCGAGTCCGGCAGCGTCGTCACCCTGGTGACCCGTGACCAGCGTCGCGAGGTGAGCCGACTGATGGCCGCAGCGGGCATCACCCCCCGGATCTCCCAAGTACGGTCGGGAGAGGCCGAGTTGAGCCGCATCACCGGCGCCAAGGCCCCTTCGGGCGTCCCGGTCGTCATCACCGCACCGGAGGCGGAACGTCCCCGCAGCGCCTCTTCCTCGTCCCCGTCGCAGGGCCGTCGGGGGCGTCGCGGGCGCCGGGGCCAAGGCGGTCAGGGAGGCCAGAGCGGTCAGGCAGGCCGGGGAGGCCAGAGCAGTCAGGGCGGCCGCGGAGGCCAGGGCAGTCAGGGAGGCCGGGGAGGCCAGGGCCGGCCCGTCGGCGAAGGAGCGCGCCGCAGGACGGAGCGCCGGACGGGCTTCGGCTCGGCTGCCTGACGGACGGGCTTCGGCTCGGCTGCCCAGAGGCGCCGTGTTCCGGCGGAACACGGCCAGCAGCACTGGCACCAGCACTGCCACCAACACCGCCACCACAGGCCAG
This is a stretch of genomic DNA from Streptomyces sp. NA04227. It encodes these proteins:
- a CDS encoding DEAD/DEAH box helicase, with translation MNRTRTTRTRGRSGGGGAAGRDVPRRSKNNRNRPAAPGEFAAPKTITPALPSVDSFADLDMPARLLATLGREGVTVPFPIQAATLPNTLAGRDVLGRGRTGSGKTLAFGLATLARTAGLRAEPRQPLALVLVPTRELAQQVTDALTPYARSVSLRLATVVGGMSIGRQASALRGGAEVVVATPGRLKDLIDRGDCRLDEVGITVLDEADQMADMGFMPQVTALLDQVRPGGQRMLFSATLDRNVDRLVRTYLHDPVVHSVDPSAGAVTTMEHHVLHVHDADKHRTTTEIAARDGRVIMFLDTKHAVDRLTKHLLSNGVRAAALHGGKSQPQRTRTLAHFKTGHVTVLVATNVAARGIHVDSLDLVVNVDPPTDHKDYLHRGGRTARAGESGSVVTLVTRDQRREVSRLMAAAGITPRISQVRSGEAELSRITGAKAPSGVPVVITAPEAERPRSASSSSPSQGRRGRRGRRGQGGQGGQSGQAGRGGQSSQGGRGGQGSQGGRGGQGRPVGEGARRRTERRTGFGSAA